CCAGTCCGATTTCAAAGAATCGCTTAAAAAGATCAACAGCTCCGTGAACGCCAAGGCGGACATCGTGAGGTACGAGGCGTGGATGAGTGGGTTCGGGTCGACGTgaataaacacatacacacacacacatattcaaaaGCGCATTGAGCTccagtttttctctttttttttttctctctctctctctctctctctttctgctgcCGCGCGTCTGTCTCCATAGTGCGATCCGGCTGCGCGCGAGCGAGCGTGGTGACGGGGTGGGGTGGCGTGGTTCATCGGTGGTAGTGTCTGCGCATGATGTGCAAGAAGTGGCATTTGTACCCGAAGCTGCACTTGCcttcttttttccagtttttgcacGAGTGTCGGTCGATGTCGTCCTTCTTCTGTATTCGCCTGGTCTGGAACTGGGTCGGGACCACGTCGTTTTGGTTGAAGAGCAGCTCTTGCTTCTGCGGCGGCGCGGGGTATCGCGGCAGGTTCCGATATTCCGAGTCGACGTCCAGCGCgttgggggggggagggaagcCCATGTAGTTGCTGTCCAGCacgttggggggcgggggggggccgCCCAGGTAGCCGTTGTCCACGTCGCTCGGCATGGGGAGCGGGGGTTGTGGCGGGGGGTGCATGAGCGGGAAGTTTGGGTTCAAGTTGAAGTTAGGGATGATGCTGTTGATGGTTTGCTGAAGAGCGGCGCTGAGCAGCGACAGGTCGACGTTCGCGAGGTTCAGCGGGGGCGCCATGGGTATCGAGGGCGGCACTTGGTTGAGCGGTATTTCCATTTTCTTGTGGGAGATGACGTCATTTTCTAGCGGTTCTTGAGGAGAAGGCGGAATGTCGCTTTCACTCAAGTACATCTGCATTGGCGTATTCTCCTCTCTTTTCGCCTCCAATTCAGAGGCCGGCGTCACGACGTTGCGGTGCGACATCTCCGACCGCGATTCTATCCATAGTCTGGGTGGTGTGTGCCACGGAATGCTGGCGACCAGTCTGTGTTCGTACGGATTCGCGTCGCCCTCCTTAGCGGGCCGAACAGGCGTGTTTTTGTCGAAGTATTCGACGTGGTCCATGTCGACGTCCTCCGGCCACCGAACCCGCTTCTTGCTCTTGCCGGCGGCCGGCCGGTCGTCCGTCGCCTTCGGCGGGCGCTCGTCCGTCTCTTCCGTCGCCAACTTGACCTGCTTCGACACGTGAGCACCTTGCTCGTTCTCCTCGctcgaggcggaggcggaggcggatagCGCCCTCTTCGCGCCCCGGTCCAGCAGCGCACCCTTCATCGCCTCCAAAGACGGGTCCGTCGAGTCGGCAATGACGAACTTCAAAGTCTGAATGATCGTGTTGGCCCTTCTCTTGCACTCCGGGTCGTCGCTGTCTCGGAGCCGCTTGGTGCTCGAGATGAGCCCGGAATCGGCCAGCTGCGCGAAGCCGACCTGCAGCTTGACCAACTTCTCGATAATTCTCAACAGCGAGCACAGCACGGGCGCGTGTTCGGAGAAGCGCCTCAGCCAGGAGTCGAGATAGTAAAACCCTTGGTGGTTCACAGCGAAATTGCCCAAAGACTTCGTGGTGGACATCGCCGCAAACGACTTGAGATACTGGCACAACAATTCCGGATCGGCAAGCTGGTCGGCCGTAGAGATAAAGAGCGCGAGATTGGATTCCAAGTTCAAGGGAGAAGAGGGATCGTCCAGCAACTCGGGGTCTTCCTGTGGGTCCCGCCACTCAACGCCGCTCTGCGACGACACTTCGAACGATTCGCGAGACGGCGGGCGCGTCGATTCGCGTTCGATTTGCGTCGAACCGACGTCGGTCGAGCGATCGCGAGCAGTCGAGGGGCGATCTCGCTCCGGCGAATGCGGCGCGTCTTCGTGATCAGTCGGCGGACTGTCAACCAGCGCAGCGTTCGAGTCCATGGCCGCCGAACAACTCGCGGAAAACGACGGCGCCGACTCGTCGAGCCGCGCGCCTCCTCCTCCTTGATGTCGATTCGCGCGACTCCCTTGACCAGCGAATTCCGATTCTCCAGAACCGTCGCGCGTCGGCCGAACCGGCCGCTCGCCACACTCGAGCCGCGCTCTGCCTTCCTCTTCTCTGGTGTCCGCGGGTGCGCCAGACGCCCCTCCAGCCACCGCGCCTCTCGGCAGGACTTCCGTCGCGGCGCCCCCACTTGCCGGTGCTTCCTCGTGCGATGAGTCGGACGTCGGTTCGAATGCCGCGGGTACTTGTGAGCGTTGACCGCGGGCATCTTGAGCAGTCGCGCCATCGCGTTCTATTTGTATCTTAAATTGCGCGTCAGTCTCCTCAAGTATGCAATTTATCGCCTTAGTCGCCTCAGACACGAAGTCGTCGCCGAATATGAGCTCATCGGACTGCGACTTCGAGACGGCATTTTTTGGCTTCAGGCCCTCACACGCAAGCTGCGTCCGAGCGCTCGGCAGGGCAGATGTTTCAGGTATGTGGCGACTAGATCCTACTTCAGAACTATATTCTGAATTATCCATGTACTTCGGTCGCGGTGTTTCCACCTCGAGGTCCGGGCGGAGAGATCAAATACGGACAATGCACGTGATAGATACAGAATCTCTTTCCTTAATTTCACTGCGTGTATCCGACAGTTCAAGCATGCACACACACGGTTTTTGTTACAAGAGAGTGTATAAGAGAGTGTGTATACTGAATGTACAACCGATTTTTGAATCCCAACCTCAAGTCCCTTCCTATTTGTCTGCCAAGCTCTTGGTCAAAGCCCGGAGTCCAAGAAATTGCGTTCAGGGAGTGACCAAGTCGGGCGAGGTGCAACTGGGTGACGATGTAGAGTCGGcttttgtgtattattttctatACCAATGTCTCTCAACTACCGAGGCGCGCCTGCACTAGACTTAGTTCAGACCTGGCAATATCGAGGTAAGCATTCGCGGAACAGGCCACGCAGGATTTATTACAGAAGAGGCGAATATGAAATGCCTAAGAGAAAAAGCGAAAAAaaaatactctaatgttccacacaCAAAAGCGAGTGCCCGGCGCGTACTTTCTAGCGAGTCGGCTCCACGTTGTCTTATTTTTGCTGCGCGTTTTGACAAAGCGTTATTTTTCAGTTTACCGTGTACGATTCGCGACGCACGTGTTGTGAAGTGGCGTGCCAGTGTCGACGCGTCCTCGACTGCATATAGGTTTTTTTTTAGATAACTAGCGCGTACATTTGCTGCTTTGTTCGCGATTTCATTACAGGCCAATAGACCCTGGAAAGGCGGTGATAGCCGCGGAAGTCAGAAccgtaaaataatgaaagaaaatgtgaCAGCACTGAGCTTTACTGTGGCAGTTCTCGCCCTGTTTCTTCTACTTTCTCTGTTAAGGTTGCTGAATGCCCTCCATCTGTTTCACGCGTATTTTTGCGGCGTAGTCACGTGCCTGTTGATCGAGCTCAGCCTGTGCTGGCACTATCTCGTAAAAGCAGAAAAAAAAGTCCACGCCAAATTGGCAAGGTATGACTTTTTCGATTGTGCTTAGTCGCTCTTGTACAGAGGGCTTTTTTTAGCTTAGCTCTCGACGATCCGTTGACCAGGCTGTGTTGTTGCGCTGAAAAAGTTCCAGGGATAACAATAGAGAGATTAATCTGTTTATTAGTCGAACCACATTTCAAGACGACAGTGATGATTTAGCAGTACGCGAGTAGCACGCTATTTTCTCTTAGCGGGCCAGAGGGGGGTTCACTGGGGCGATGCTTTGCACGCGATACCCTGGATGCTTAGGTTGGTGGTCGCGAACTGGTTCTTCGAGCGCCTTTTTCGAGGGTTTGCATGAGTCGCGTCAAAGAACAGAGAAGGGCCCTGCTTGCTCcagcgttctttttttttttttttttttttgaaattagcACTGACGCTAGGTTGTTGCTTAAGGAGTCGTCCGATGTCAAGCCCGAGTTGGCGGAGCCGCTGGTTAGCGGCATTCTGACGTTTCAGATATCGGAGAAGAAGAAAGTCCGCCTTTTTTTCTCGCTCTCCGGACACTTTTTGCACTACCGACCTGTTTCTCAGTCGGGCAAGGACCAGCAAGTTTCCGAATACGCGCGTGTGGGCGAAGCGGGCACGATCGAGGGCTATAACCTGCCGTCTAGCGGAGTCATACTTCTGAAGGGAGCCATGGTTAGACTGCTTCACAGAGAACACAAAAATTCGAAGCCTGTCATTCGAGTGACGCACCCGAACTGTCGACTGCTTCCGGACGTGGACTGCTTCTATCTGAACGGGAGCTCGCGCGTCGACTCGGAGAGGTGGTATTTCGCCTTGCTCACTTGCTGCACTCAAGAGACTACCCAGCAATACGCAGAAATGTGCTCCAAACTGAAAAGTCGGTTAGTTAATTTTTGGTACGTTCAGGAATCCGCCAACTGGCTCAACGTTCTTCTGGCGTATATTCACATGAGCATGCGCCAGTCCGATGCATTCAAGAACAGGATCGCAAAGAAGGTAGTGAGCTCGCTTAGCAGGGTCAGTGAGAAAAACTTGTTTGACTACGTTTCGAACTTCGAAGTTTTAGAAGTCAACCTCGGCACGAGGGTCCCCAACATCGAGAACGCGATATTGGTCCCCCCGGACCATACCGGGGACTTCATCACCGACATCTGGATCACTTACACCAACGGAGACGTCTCAATCAAGCTCTCCTTTGATGTCCACATAAAGCGGTTTGCCACCGTTCCTGTCAAGCTGACTGTCTATTTGAAATCGCTGTTGGGCCGTTTGCAGCTTCGATATCCGCCGTATCCCAGTGAAAAGATTAACGTGTCGTTCTCTGAAGAGCCCAACATGCAGATGTCGCTTGATCTCGTCGTGGGCGAGAAAACTTCGCAATTGAAGAACGTGTTCATCACCAAGCTCAAAGAGATCATCATTTCCAGGCTGAAGCAGGCGTTCTTTGAGAAGTTTGTGAGTCCGCGGGGCAGATACATCAGAATAGGTCTTCTGAGAAAACCTGACCCGCCTGTAACGAAAAAAGAGCGAGTCGGAGATGACAGGCCCGGCGGCGACAAAGTCGGCGACGGCAAAGTCGGCGACGAAAAGGTCGGCGACGAAAAGGTCGGCGATGACAAAGTCGGCGATGACAAAG
Above is a genomic segment from Schistocerca gregaria isolate iqSchGreg1 unplaced genomic scaffold, iqSchGreg1.2 ptg000659l, whole genome shotgun sequence containing:
- the LOC126318220 gene encoding uncharacterized protein LOC126318220 isoform X2, which encodes MKENVTALSFTVAVLALFLLLSLLRLLNALHLFHAYFCGVVTCLLIELSLCWHYLVKAEKKVHAKLASRTTFQDDSDDLAESSDVKPELAEPLVSGILTFQISEKKKVRLFFSLSGHFLHYRPVSQSGKDQQVSEYARVGEAGTIEGYNLPSSGVILLKGAMVRLLHREHKNSKPVIRVTHPNCRLLPDVDCFYLNGSSRVDSERWYFALLTCCTQETTQQYAEMCSKLKSRLVNFWYVQESANWLNVLLAYIHMSMRQSDAFKNRIAKKVVSSLSRVSEKNLFDYVSNFEVLEVNLGTRVPNIENAILVPPDHTGDFITDIWITYTNGDVSIKLSFDVHIKRFATVPVKLTVYLKSLLGRLQLRYPPYPSEKINVSFSEEPNMQMSLDLVVGEKTSQLKNVFITKLKEIIISRLKQAFFEKFVSPRGRYIRIGLLRKPDPPVTKKERVGDDRPGGDKVGDGKVGDEKVGDEKVGDDKVGDDKVGDDNSLSDSYIVDQSPPLTDLLPTASSLNADGLLAVSQLSKSSPLIETSTGAEKGYLWEQSLNEGSFNSASSQSGHEKPLSTTAQQNSKNKEELSTELKLLDVPDKLAPPDAVLQTNSSVLGATARTSRFRSKVKSLFHTVGNSANKNN
- the LOC126318220 gene encoding uncharacterized protein LOC126318220 isoform X1 → MKENVTALSFTVAVLALFLLLSLLRLLNALHLFHAYFCGVVTCLLIELSLCWHYLVKAEKKVHAKLASSRDNNREINLFISRTTFQDDSDDLAESSDVKPELAEPLVSGILTFQISEKKKVRLFFSLSGHFLHYRPVSQSGKDQQVSEYARVGEAGTIEGYNLPSSGVILLKGAMVRLLHREHKNSKPVIRVTHPNCRLLPDVDCFYLNGSSRVDSERWYFALLTCCTQETTQQYAEMCSKLKSRLVNFWYVQESANWLNVLLAYIHMSMRQSDAFKNRIAKKVVSSLSRVSEKNLFDYVSNFEVLEVNLGTRVPNIENAILVPPDHTGDFITDIWITYTNGDVSIKLSFDVHIKRFATVPVKLTVYLKSLLGRLQLRYPPYPSEKINVSFSEEPNMQMSLDLVVGEKTSQLKNVFITKLKEIIISRLKQAFFEKFVSPRGRYIRIGLLRKPDPPVTKKERVGDDRPGGDKVGDGKVGDEKVGDEKVGDDKVGDDKVGDDNSLSDSYIVDQSPPLTDLLPTASSLNADGLLAVSQLSKSSPLIETSTGAEKGYLWEQSLNEGSFNSASSQSGHEKPLSTTAQQNSKNKEELSTELKLLDVPDKLAPPDAVLQTNSSVLGATARTSRFRSKVKSLFHTVGNSANKNN